The Pirellulimonas nuda genome includes a region encoding these proteins:
- a CDS encoding IS66 family transposase gives MYLMLQRVQWCWAHLQRDFQALIDSPDPQAQRLGRDLMRPTEALFCWWRRVRDGTLTRRGLRQKMAPFRREVEALLLRGAFSGNPRLMGMCEGLHKNRAWLWSFVDVEGVEPTNNSSERALRHAVIWRKLSFGTQSAAGSRFVERMLTVIETCRQQTRNPLTYLTQAITAQLHRRDPPSLLHGV, from the coding sequence ATGTACCTCATGCTCCAGCGCGTGCAGTGGTGTTGGGCGCACCTTCAGCGGGACTTTCAGGCGCTGATCGACTCGCCCGACCCCCAGGCCCAACGGTTGGGGCGCGACCTGATGCGGCCGACCGAGGCGCTGTTCTGTTGGTGGCGCCGAGTGCGGGACGGCACGCTCACCCGCCGCGGCCTGCGGCAGAAGATGGCGCCGTTCCGCCGTGAGGTCGAGGCCCTGCTGCTGCGGGGCGCCTTCAGCGGCAACCCACGCCTGATGGGGATGTGCGAGGGGCTCCACAAGAACCGCGCGTGGCTGTGGAGCTTCGTCGATGTCGAGGGGGTCGAGCCGACCAACAACTCGAGCGAGCGGGCCCTGCGGCACGCGGTGATCTGGCGCAAGCTCTCGTTCGGGACCCAGAGCGCCGCCGGCAGCCGCTTCGTCGAGCGGATGCTCACCGTCATCGAGACCTGCCGACAACAAACCCGCAACCCGTTAACCTACCTCACCCAAGCGATCACCGCACAACTCCACCGCAGGGACCCGCCGTCGCTCCTGCACGGGGTGTGA
- a CDS encoding DUF6933 domain-containing protein, with amino-acid sequence MTQIRCTARLRKEMGLKPADLAKTGAAKSILGDWYAHLFFFDRKKCVLFAAEKSLLCFTRLAVTRAELRQLDDLFRDGLFRLLLDEGFASEQATGLFDQCRDVSYAMGVDRSMTGSVTELIRMADHWLYSRGGLKGIDLAELNHDLNTVPMSRTNYERAVPLSMRLLAGASD; translated from the coding sequence ATGACGCAAATTCGCTGCACCGCCAGGCTGCGGAAAGAGATGGGACTCAAGCCGGCCGACCTAGCTAAGACGGGGGCGGCCAAATCGATTCTTGGCGACTGGTACGCCCACCTGTTTTTCTTCGACCGCAAGAAGTGCGTCCTGTTCGCAGCCGAAAAGTCTTTGCTCTGCTTCACGCGGCTGGCCGTCACCCGCGCCGAACTCCGCCAGCTCGACGACCTCTTCCGAGACGGACTGTTCAGGCTACTGCTCGACGAGGGCTTCGCTAGCGAGCAGGCAACGGGGCTTTTCGACCAGTGCCGAGACGTCAGTTATGCAATGGGTGTAGACCGGAGCATGACCGGGTCGGTCACCGAGCTGATCCGTATGGCCGACCATTGGCTTTACAGCCGCGGCGGCCTCAAGGGAATTGACCTCGCCGAGTTGAATCACGACCTGAACACCGTGCCAATGAGTCGCACGAACTACGAGCGAGCCGTCCCCCTTTCCATGCGATTGCTCGCTGGAGCCAGTGATTGA